One Mycolicibacterium fluoranthenivorans DNA window includes the following coding sequences:
- a CDS encoding ArnT family glycosyltransferase has product MTVTDSRQADALASEVTGKTALAPGARGRGARLLLGDGTQAPWERPGLLALLVTTAVLYLWGLGSNGWANSYYAAAAQAGTQSWKALLFGSFDAGNAITVDKPPAAMWVMGLSGRLFGFSEFTMLLPQALMGVAAVAVLYATVRRCSGPGAGLIAGTALALTPVATSMFRYNNPDALLVLLLVVAAYCTVRAIGAVSAGAMTTWMALTGCAVGFAFLTKMLQAFLVLPGLGIAFLIAGGATVGKRVGALAVGVVAMAFSAGWYIALVSLWPADARPYIAGSTDNSLLQLAFGYNGIQRITGTNQPGGGGHFPGGPGGEGGRNVFFGGEPGIGRLFNDFMGTEVSWLLPAALIGLAAGLWFTRRSPRAGKVRASLILWGGWLFVTGAVFSYMDGTVHPYYAVALAPAVAALLGIAVAELWQGRQFLAPRLVLTAMLAGTGVWTFILLNRTPDWFPALRWIILVGSVLVAAVLAVGAHKLGKATLVVAAAALLFGFAGSAAYSIATVAGTHSGGPMPSSGPARAGGDFPFGPPGDRDKKTDDAALEKLITGLDNRWAAATIGSMQAGGLELRTGASIMSIGGFAGGDNSPTLEQFQHDVTDGQVRYFIVSDRGPGGHGGPGSDSHSAGAQISAWVQQHFTKLDVGGTTVYDLSKPVD; this is encoded by the coding sequence ATGACTGTGACCGATTCCCGGCAGGCGGATGCCTTGGCGAGCGAAGTGACGGGGAAGACAGCCTTGGCCCCCGGCGCGCGCGGCAGGGGAGCCCGGCTGCTGCTGGGCGATGGGACGCAGGCCCCCTGGGAACGGCCCGGGCTGCTGGCCCTGCTGGTCACCACCGCGGTGCTCTATCTCTGGGGCCTCGGTTCCAACGGCTGGGCCAACAGCTACTACGCGGCCGCGGCGCAGGCCGGCACGCAGTCGTGGAAAGCGTTGTTGTTCGGCTCCTTTGACGCGGGTAATGCCATCACGGTGGACAAGCCGCCCGCAGCGATGTGGGTGATGGGGCTGTCGGGCAGGCTGTTCGGATTCAGCGAGTTCACGATGTTGCTGCCACAGGCCCTGATGGGCGTGGCCGCGGTGGCGGTGCTCTACGCGACGGTGCGGCGATGCAGCGGGCCGGGTGCGGGTCTGATCGCCGGCACCGCGCTGGCCCTGACCCCGGTGGCGACGTCGATGTTCCGCTACAACAATCCCGACGCGCTGCTGGTGCTGCTGTTGGTGGTCGCGGCGTACTGCACGGTGCGGGCCATCGGTGCGGTTTCGGCGGGCGCCATGACCACATGGATGGCGCTGACCGGCTGCGCCGTCGGTTTCGCGTTCCTGACGAAGATGCTGCAGGCGTTCCTGGTGCTGCCCGGGCTGGGAATCGCCTTCCTGATCGCCGGCGGCGCGACCGTGGGCAAGCGGGTGGGTGCGCTGGCCGTGGGTGTGGTGGCGATGGCGTTCTCCGCCGGTTGGTATATCGCGCTGGTCAGTCTGTGGCCCGCCGATGCCCGGCCCTATATCGCCGGCTCGACCGACAACAGCCTGCTGCAGCTTGCGTTCGGCTACAACGGCATCCAGCGGATCACCGGTACCAACCAACCCGGTGGCGGTGGGCATTTCCCGGGTGGGCCCGGTGGCGAGGGTGGCCGCAACGTGTTCTTCGGCGGCGAGCCGGGGATCGGCCGGTTGTTCAACGACTTCATGGGCACCGAGGTGTCCTGGCTGCTGCCCGCCGCGCTGATCGGGCTGGCCGCCGGGCTGTGGTTCACCCGGCGCAGCCCGCGCGCCGGTAAGGTCCGTGCCAGCCTGATCCTGTGGGGCGGTTGGTTGTTCGTCACCGGTGCGGTGTTCAGCTATATGGACGGCACCGTGCACCCGTATTACGCGGTGGCGCTGGCCCCTGCGGTGGCCGCGCTGTTGGGTATCGCGGTGGCCGAGCTGTGGCAGGGGCGGCAGTTCCTGGCCCCGCGCCTGGTGCTGACGGCCATGCTGGCCGGCACCGGGGTGTGGACCTTCATTCTGCTCAACCGCACCCCCGACTGGTTCCCCGCGCTGCGCTGGATCATCCTTGTCGGCTCGGTCCTGGTGGCCGCGGTGTTGGCGGTGGGCGCGCACAAACTGGGCAAGGCCACCCTGGTGGTGGCCGCGGCGGCCCTGCTGTTCGGCTTCGCCGGCAGTGCGGCGTATTCGATCGCGACGGTGGCAGGCACGCATTCCGGTGGGCCGATGCCGAGTTCGGGCCCGGCCCGCGCCGGCGGCGACTTCCCCTTCGGGCCGCCCGGGGACCGGGACAAGAAGACCGATGACGCCGCGCTGGAGAAGCTGATCACCGGGCTCGACAACCGTTGGGCCGCAGCGACCATCGGCTCGATGCAGGCCGGCGGTCTGGAACTGAGAACCGGAGCGTCGATCATGTCCATCGGTGGATTCGCCGGCGGCGACAATTCGCCCACGCTGGAGCAGTTCCAGCATGACGTGACCGACGGCCAGGTGCGGTACTTCATCGTCAGCGACCGCGGTCCGGGCGGGCACGGCGGACCGGGTTCGGACAGTCACAGCGCGGGCGCCCAGATCTCGGCGTGGGTGCAGCAGCACTTCACCAAGCTCGATGTGGGTGGCACGACGGTCTACGACTTGAGTAAACCGGTCGACTGA